The following proteins are co-located in the Apium graveolens cultivar Ventura chromosome 5, ASM990537v1, whole genome shotgun sequence genome:
- the LOC141660084 gene encoding uncharacterized protein LOC141660084, with protein sequence MANQPLRNILHSPKASGRLIIWAIELGEFDIKYKPRTTIKAQVLADFVIKCTINDPEVGGQEIVTPEGGEKERDKEITLKEYWEQRSKIRSVDVRAKNLKVCKDSRLVVAQVNGEFETKDDTMAKYLRVVKRILTQFDEWYAEHIPREENTTTDALSHFSLFEIENYPRSIYFQVLNTPTIHVINLIAPVGVTSCWIDPIKTHLETGWIPGDAQEARKLSVRALRYSLIEGLLYKRSFVIPYLKCLRPLEAEETLKKSHEGICGQHLGGRALAHKIIRLGFYWPTMIADAKAYVKKYDRCQRHAPIAKALAKITTKQITQFFWENVIYRYGIPRILVTDNGKQFDNAEFRDYRDDNSIKLCFTSVAHPQENGHAEVANRIILDGFKKMVERSRNTWVDELLPIQWAYHTTCKVTTEATPFMWAYRPRPWCPLKSHMDPL encoded by the exons ATGGCGAATCAACCCTTGAGGAACATTCTTCATAGCCCGAAGGCCAGTGGAAGGCTCATCATATGGGcaattgagttaggagaatttgatatcaagtacAAGCCTCGAACGACCATCAAGGCTCAGGTTTTAGCAGACTTCGTGATCAAATGCACCATTAATGACCCAGAAGTCGGGGGGCAAGAGATAGTAACCCCAGAAGGAGGAGAGAAAGAGAGGGATAAAGAAATAACCCTGAAggagtattgg GAACAACGAAGCAAAATACGAAGCGTTGACGTGAGGGCCAAAAATCTAAAGGTCTGTAAAGACTCAAGACTTGTAGTTGCTCAAGTTAATGGAGAGTTTGAGACCAAAGATGATACTATGGCCAAGTACCTGAGAGTCGTAAAGAGAATAttgactcagttcgatgaatggtACGCAGAACATATTCcgagagaggagaacactacGACGGATGCCTTGTCTCATTTCTCTTTATTTGAAATCGAGAACTATCCGAGAAGTATCTACTTCCAGGTATTGAACACCCCTACTATTCATGTCATAAATCTGATAGCACCGGTTGGTGTGACAAGTTGTTGGATAGACCCGATCAAGACCCACTTAGAAACTGGGTGGATCCCCGGCGATGCCCAGGAGGCACGCAAGCTGTCGGTTAGAGCATTGAGATACTCATTGATTGAAGGCCTTCTCTACAAAAGGTCCTTTGTTATTCCGTACCTGAAGTGCTTGAGACCTCTTGAAGCAGAGGAGACACTTAAAAAATCACATGAAgggatttgtggacaacacttggggggcagggccctcgctcacaagataaTTCGGTTGGGATTCTATTGGCCAACTATGATAGCCGATGCAAAGGCTTATGTGAAGAAATATGACAGATGCCAGAGGCACGCTCCAATA GCTAAAgcactagccaagataaccaccaagcaaaTTACCCAATTCTTCTGGGAGAATGTGATATACCGATATGGAATCCCCCGCATCCTTGTCACGGATAATGGTAAACAATTTGATAATGCAGAGTTCAGAGACTATCGCGATGATAACAGCATAAAACTTTGCTTCACCTCGGTTGCACATCCTCAGGAAAATGGGCATGCGGAagttgctaacagaatcatccttgatggaTTTAAGAAGATGGTTGAACGCTCGAGAAATACGTGGGTGGATGAGTTGCTGCCTATACAATGGGCATATCACACCACCTGCAAAGTGACAACTGAAGCTACCCCATTTATGTGGGCTTACAGACCGAGGCCGTGGTGCCCCTTGAAATCACACATGGATCCCCTATGA